The Lentzea guizhouensis genome contains a region encoding:
- a CDS encoding histidine phosphatase family protein encodes MRAEVILVRHARSTLPRPGGPNEYRRPLTEEGLAQAERLITDLADVEPSLIASSPYLRAVQTVEPFARALGMPVRTGHDLREWDSGIAPSPDFVRHYIESWANPHHARPGAESLHQLTARATAVLTSLAREHQDEPVVIGSHGTFVSRALLGFGVDSVNHSFVHAMPMPAIYRLRFTDRGVEITGPGL; translated from the coding sequence ATGCGAGCCGAAGTCATCCTGGTCCGGCATGCCCGGTCAACCCTTCCTCGCCCCGGCGGGCCGAACGAGTACCGCCGGCCGCTGACCGAGGAAGGCCTGGCGCAGGCCGAACGCCTCATCACGGACCTCGCCGACGTCGAGCCCAGCCTGATCGCCTCCAGTCCCTACCTGCGGGCGGTCCAGACGGTCGAGCCCTTCGCCCGAGCGCTGGGCATGCCCGTCCGGACCGGACACGACCTGCGGGAGTGGGACTCCGGCATCGCCCCCTCCCCCGACTTCGTGCGCCACTACATCGAGAGCTGGGCCAACCCGCACCACGCCCGGCCCGGCGCGGAAAGCCTCCACCAGCTCACGGCCCGTGCCACGGCGGTCCTCACCTCGCTCGCCCGCGAGCACCAGGACGAACCGGTCGTCATCGGCAGCCACGGCACGTTCGTCTCCAGGGCCCTGCTGGGTTTCGGCGTCGACTCCGTGAACCACTCGTTCGTCCACGCGATGCCGATGCCAGCGATCTACCGCCTCCGCTTCACCGACCGCGGCGTCGAGATCACCGGTCCGGGCCTCTGA
- a CDS encoding zf-TFIIB domain-containing protein, with amino-acid sequence MQCPKCHANMRTFDRMGVHIEQCDGCRGVFLDYGELESITRLEAQMQAPPPAAPPPAAYPQPAQPAWGAAPQQVHHHHGGHAGYGYGHRKHRGLGGLFFSS; translated from the coding sequence ATGCAGTGTCCCAAGTGTCATGCGAACATGCGCACGTTCGACCGCATGGGCGTTCACATCGAGCAGTGCGACGGCTGCCGCGGGGTCTTCCTCGACTACGGCGAGCTCGAGTCCATCACTCGCCTCGAGGCCCAGATGCAGGCTCCTCCGCCCGCCGCCCCGCCGCCCGCTGCCTACCCGCAGCCGGCCCAGCCCGCCTGGGGCGCCGCGCCGCAGCAGGTCCACCACCACCACGGTGGACACGCCGGCTACGGCTACGGCCACCGCAAGCACCGCGGCCTCGGCGGCCTGTTCTTCTCCTCCTGA
- a CDS encoding DNA-directed RNA polymerase subunit beta', with protein sequence MLDVNFFDELRIGLATADDIRQWSFGEVKKPETINYRTLKPEKDGLFCEKIFGPTRDWECYCGKYKRVRFKGIICERCGVEVTRAKVRRERMGHIELAAPVTHIWYFKGVPSRLGYLLDLAPKDLEKIIYFAAYVIVGVNAELRHNDLPTLESEMQVERKRVENRRDADVEARAQKLEADLAELEAEGAKSDVRRKVKEGGEREMRQLRDRAQRELDRLDEIWSTFTKLERAQLIADELLYRELYDRYGDYFTGAMGAEAIQKLLGDYDVDAEADILRETIRSGKGQKKLRALKRLKVVAAFQATRNNPQGMVLDCVPVIPPDLRPMVQLDGGRFATSDLNDLYRRVINRNNRLKRLIDLGAPEIIVNNEKRMLQEAVDALFDNGRRGRPVTGPGNRPLKSLSDLLKGKQGRFRQNLLGKRVDYSGRSVIVVGPQLKLHQCGLPKQMALELFKPFVMKRLVDLNHAQNIKSAKRMVERARPAVWDVLEEVITEHPVLLNRAPTLHRLGIQAFEPQLVEGKAIQLHPLVCEAFNADFDGDQMAVHLPLSAEAQAEARVLMLSSNNILSPASGKPLAMPRLDMVTGLYHLTRHKAGDIGEGHFYSSPAEALMAFDRKVLGLQAMVKIRVSDKNPPKGQEPEGWEPGQPWLAETTLGRVLFNEILPQDYAFINEVMPKKRQAVIINDLAERYPMVTVARTLDKLKDAGFHWATRSGVTVAISDVLVPAAKQDILEEHERLADAVEKRYQRGQLSHEERNSELVKVWTKATEQVHEIMEDNFPEDNSIRVIVQSGAAGNMTQVRSLAGMRGLVTNPKGEYIPRPIKNSFREGLSVLEYFIATHGARKGLADTALRTADSGYLTRRLVDVSQDVIIREVDCGTTRGVQMTVGEQMGDKVGLHEFAQTSVYARTVADDITDAQGNLVLNRGDDLGDPALASLVEAGILRVKVRSVLTCESAVGVCASCYGRSMATGQLVDVGEAVGIVAAQSIGEPGTQLTMRTFHQGGVAGDDITTGLPRVQELFEARVPKGKAPIADVDGRVRIEDGDRFWKITLIPDDGSEEIVFEKLSKRQRLANTATGPLQDGDHVAVGQQLLEGTPDPHEVLRVMGPREAQLHLVQEVQKVYRAQGVAIHDKHIEVIVRQMLRRVTIIDSGATEFLPGSLVERADFESGNRAVVAEGGEPAAGRPVLMGITKASLATDSWLSAASFQETTRVLTDAAINGRSDKLIGLKENVIIGKLIPAGTGINRYRNIQVQPTEEARAAAYAIPSYDDGYYTPDVFGTGTGAAVPLDDYDFGRDYR encoded by the coding sequence GTGCTCGACGTCAACTTCTTCGATGAGCTCCGCATCGGTCTCGCGACCGCGGACGACATCCGCCAGTGGTCTTTTGGCGAGGTCAAGAAGCCCGAGACCATCAACTACCGCACGCTCAAGCCGGAGAAGGACGGCTTGTTCTGCGAGAAGATCTTCGGTCCCACCAGGGACTGGGAGTGCTACTGCGGCAAGTACAAGCGCGTGCGCTTCAAGGGCATCATCTGTGAGCGCTGCGGCGTCGAGGTGACCCGCGCGAAGGTGCGTCGTGAGCGCATGGGCCACATCGAGCTCGCCGCTCCGGTCACGCACATCTGGTACTTCAAGGGCGTCCCCAGCCGGTTGGGCTACCTGCTCGACCTGGCCCCCAAGGACCTCGAGAAGATCATCTACTTCGCCGCCTACGTCATCGTGGGCGTGAACGCGGAGCTGCGCCACAACGACCTGCCGACGCTCGAGAGCGAGATGCAGGTCGAGCGCAAGCGCGTCGAGAACCGCCGCGACGCCGACGTGGAGGCCCGCGCCCAGAAGCTCGAGGCCGACCTGGCCGAGCTCGAGGCCGAGGGTGCCAAGTCGGACGTGCGCCGCAAGGTCAAGGAGGGCGGCGAGCGTGAGATGCGCCAGCTCCGCGACCGCGCCCAGCGCGAGCTGGACCGCCTCGACGAGATCTGGTCCACCTTCACCAAGCTCGAGCGCGCCCAGCTGATCGCGGACGAGCTGCTCTACCGCGAGCTGTACGACCGCTACGGCGACTACTTCACCGGTGCCATGGGCGCGGAGGCCATCCAGAAGCTGCTGGGTGACTACGACGTCGACGCCGAGGCCGACATCCTGCGCGAGACGATCCGCAGCGGCAAGGGCCAGAAGAAGCTGCGTGCGCTCAAGCGCCTCAAGGTCGTTGCCGCCTTCCAGGCGACCCGCAACAACCCGCAGGGCATGGTCCTGGACTGCGTCCCGGTCATCCCGCCGGACCTGCGCCCGATGGTGCAGCTCGACGGTGGCCGTTTCGCCACGTCCGACCTGAACGACCTGTACCGCCGCGTCATCAACCGCAACAACCGCCTCAAGCGACTGATCGACCTCGGCGCGCCCGAGATCATCGTCAACAACGAGAAGCGGATGCTGCAGGAGGCCGTCGACGCGCTGTTCGACAACGGCCGCCGCGGCCGCCCGGTCACCGGTCCCGGTAACCGCCCGCTGAAGTCGCTGTCCGACCTGCTGAAGGGCAAGCAGGGCCGGTTCCGCCAGAACCTGCTCGGCAAGCGCGTCGACTACTCCGGCCGTTCGGTCATCGTGGTCGGCCCGCAGCTCAAGCTGCACCAGTGCGGTCTGCCCAAGCAGATGGCGCTGGAGCTGTTCAAGCCGTTCGTGATGAAGCGGCTCGTGGACCTCAACCACGCGCAGAACATCAAGTCCGCCAAGCGGATGGTCGAGCGTGCGCGCCCGGCCGTGTGGGACGTGCTGGAAGAGGTCATCACCGAGCACCCGGTGCTGCTCAACCGTGCTCCTACGCTGCACCGCCTCGGCATCCAGGCCTTCGAGCCGCAGCTGGTCGAGGGCAAGGCCATCCAGCTGCACCCGCTGGTCTGTGAGGCGTTCAACGCCGACTTCGACGGTGACCAGATGGCAGTCCACCTGCCGCTGTCCGCCGAGGCGCAGGCCGAGGCCCGCGTCCTGATGCTGTCGTCGAACAACATCCTGTCCCCGGCGTCCGGCAAGCCGCTGGCCATGCCGCGTCTGGACATGGTGACGGGCCTGTACCACCTGACCCGGCACAAGGCCGGCGACATCGGCGAGGGCCACTTCTACTCGTCGCCCGCCGAGGCCCTGATGGCGTTCGACCGCAAGGTCCTGGGCCTGCAGGCGATGGTGAAGATCCGCGTCTCCGACAAGAACCCGCCGAAGGGCCAGGAGCCCGAGGGCTGGGAGCCCGGTCAGCCGTGGCTCGCGGAGACCACGCTGGGTCGCGTGCTGTTCAACGAGATCCTGCCGCAGGACTACGCCTTCATCAACGAGGTCATGCCCAAGAAGCGGCAGGCCGTGATCATCAACGACCTGGCCGAGCGGTACCCGATGGTCACCGTCGCCCGGACGCTGGACAAGCTGAAGGACGCCGGTTTCCACTGGGCCACCCGCTCCGGCGTGACGGTCGCGATCTCGGACGTCCTCGTCCCGGCGGCGAAGCAGGACATCCTCGAGGAGCACGAGCGCCTCGCGGACGCCGTCGAGAAGCGCTACCAGCGCGGTCAGCTCTCCCACGAGGAGCGCAACTCCGAGCTGGTCAAGGTGTGGACCAAGGCCACCGAGCAGGTCCACGAGATCATGGAAGACAACTTCCCCGAGGACAACTCGATCCGCGTCATCGTGCAGTCCGGCGCCGCCGGCAACATGACGCAGGTCCGTTCGCTCGCGGGTATGCGTGGTCTCGTCACCAACCCGAAGGGTGAGTACATCCCGCGCCCGATCAAGAACTCGTTCCGCGAGGGCTTGTCGGTGCTGGAGTACTTCATCGCGACGCACGGTGCCCGCAAGGGTCTGGCCGACACCGCGCTGCGCACCGCCGACTCGGGTTACCTGACCCGTCGTCTGGTGGACGTGTCGCAGGACGTCATCATCCGCGAGGTCGACTGCGGCACCACCCGTGGTGTGCAGATGACCGTCGGCGAGCAGATGGGCGACAAGGTCGGCCTGCACGAGTTCGCGCAGACGTCGGTCTACGCCCGCACGGTCGCGGACGACATCACCGACGCCCAGGGCAACCTGGTCCTGAACCGCGGTGACGACCTCGGCGACCCGGCGCTCGCGTCGCTGGTCGAGGCCGGCATCCTCCGCGTGAAGGTGCGCTCGGTGCTGACCTGCGAGTCCGCGGTCGGTGTGTGCGCGTCCTGCTACGGCCGCTCGATGGCCACCGGCCAGCTGGTCGACGTCGGCGAGGCCGTCGGCATCGTCGCCGCCCAGTCGATCGGTGAGCCCGGCACGCAGCTCACGATGCGCACGTTCCACCAGGGTGGTGTGGCCGGTGACGACATCACGACCGGTCTGCCCCGTGTCCAGGAGCTCTTCGAGGCCCGCGTCCCGAAGGGCAAGGCGCCGATCGCCGACGTCGACGGCCGCGTCCGCATCGAGGACGGCGACCGCTTCTGGAAGATCACGCTGATCCCGGACGACGGCTCCGAGGAGATCGTGTTCGAGAAGCTGTCCAAGCGTCAGCGTCTCGCCAACACGGCGACCGGCCCGCTGCAGGACGGCGACCACGTGGCCGTCGGCCAGCAGCTGCTGGAAGGTACCCCGGACCCGCACGAGGTCCTGCGCGTCATGGGCCCGCGCGAGGCCCAGCTGCACCTGGTGCAGGAAGTGCAGAAGGTGTACCGCGCCCAGGGTGTGGCCATCCACGACAAGCACATCGAGGTCATCGTCCGGCAGATGCTCCGCCGGGTCACGATCATCGACTCGGGTGCCACGGAGTTCCTCCCGGGCTCGCTCGTCGAGCGCGCGGACTTCGAGTCGGGCAACCGCGCCGTCGTCGCCGAGGGTGGCGAGCCGGCCGCCGGTCGTCCGGTGCTGATGGGTATCACGAAGGCGTCGCTGGCAACGGACTCGTGGCTTTCCGCCGCGTCGTTCCAGGAGACGACCCGCGTGCTGACCGACGCCGCCATCAACGGCCGCTCGGACAAGCTCATCGGTCTGAAGGAGAACGTCATCATCGGTAAGTTGATCCCGGCTGGTACGGGCATCAACCGCTACCGCAACATCCAGGTCCAGCCGACCGAGGAGGCGCGCGCCGCCGCGTACGCCATCCCCTCGTACGACGACGGGTACTACACCCCGGACGTCTTCGGCACGGGCACTGGTGCCGCGGTGCCGCTGGACGACTACGACTTCGGTCGCGACTACCGCTGA
- a CDS encoding DNA-directed RNA polymerase subunit beta — translation MAISRATKATAATNSTSGIPGAPKRVSFAKIHEPLQTPNLLDLQIQSFEWLTGDEAWFQRRVDAGDETPTGGLEEVLNEISPIEDFSGSMSLSFSDPRFDEVKASTEECKDKDMTYAAPLFVTAEFTNHTTGEIKSQTVFMGDFPMMTDKGTFIINGTERVVVSQLVRSPGVYYDTAVDKTTDKDVFSVKIIPSRGAWLEFDVDKRDTVGVRIDRKRRQPVTVLLKALGWSTEQIRERFAFSETLLTTLEKDHTAGTDEALLDIYRKLRPGEPPTKESAQALLENLFFKDKRYDLAKVGRYKINKKLGLDTEINTGVLTEDDIVTTIEYLVRLHAGETMMDAAAGGDVPVEVDDIDHFGNRRLRTVGELIQNQIRVGLSRMERVVRERMTTQDVEAITPQTLINIRPVVAAIKEFFGTSQLSQFMDQTNPLAGLTHKRRLSALGPGGLSRERAGMEVRDVHPSHYGRMCPIETPEGPNIGLIGSLSSYARVNPFGFIETPYRKVVDGRVTDQIDYLTADEEDRYVKAQANSPTDDEGNFTDDRVLVRKKGGEVEFIDPTDVDYMDVSPRQMVSAATAMIPFLEHDDANRALMGANMQRQAVPLLRSESPLVGTGMELRAAVDAGDVVVAKKTGVVEEVSADYITVMADDGARNTYALHKFRRSNQGTCINQKPIVNEGDRVEQGQVLADGPCTENAEMALGKNLLVAIMPWEGHNYEDAIILSQRLVQDDVLTSIHIEEHEIDARDTKLGAEEITRDIPNVSEEVLADLDERGIIRIGAEVQPGDILVGKVTPKGETELTPEERLLRAIFGEKAREVRDTSLKVPHGEYGKVIGIRVFSREDDDELPPGVNELVRVYVAQKRKIQDGDKLAGRHGNKGVIGKILPVEDMPFLEDGTPVDIILNTHGVPRRMNIGQVLETHLGWIAKQGWSINGDPDWAKNLSEDLLDVEPGTKTATPVFDGAKEEEITGLLGSTIPNRDGERMVKENGKAQLFDGRSGEPYPFPVSVGYMYILKLLHLVDDKIHARSTGPYSMITQQPLGGKAQFGGQRFGEMECWAMQAYGAAYTLQELLTIKSDDVLGRVKVYEAIVKGENIPEPGIPESFKVLLKELQSLCLNVEVLSSDGAAIEMRDGDDEDLERAAANLGINLSRSESPSVDDVVN, via the coding sequence TTGGCGATCTCTCGCGCGACCAAGGCCACTGCTGCGACCAACTCCACGTCGGGGATCCCTGGAGCGCCGAAGCGAGTTTCCTTCGCGAAGATTCACGAGCCGCTTCAGACGCCCAACCTGCTTGACCTGCAGATCCAGTCCTTCGAATGGCTCACCGGTGACGAGGCGTGGTTCCAGCGTCGCGTCGACGCCGGTGACGAGACCCCGACGGGTGGCCTCGAAGAGGTCCTCAACGAGATCTCGCCGATCGAGGACTTCTCCGGCTCCATGTCACTGTCCTTCTCCGACCCGCGCTTCGACGAGGTCAAGGCCTCGACCGAGGAGTGCAAGGACAAGGACATGACGTACGCGGCACCGCTGTTCGTCACGGCGGAGTTCACCAACCACACCACTGGCGAGATCAAGAGCCAGACGGTGTTCATGGGTGACTTCCCGATGATGACGGACAAGGGCACGTTCATCATCAACGGCACCGAGCGCGTGGTTGTCTCTCAGCTCGTTCGCTCGCCTGGTGTGTACTACGACACCGCGGTCGACAAGACGACGGACAAGGACGTCTTCAGCGTCAAGATCATCCCGTCCCGGGGTGCCTGGCTGGAGTTCGACGTCGACAAGCGCGACACCGTCGGTGTCCGCATCGACCGCAAGCGTCGCCAGCCGGTGACGGTGCTGTTGAAGGCTCTGGGCTGGAGCACGGAGCAGATTCGCGAGCGGTTCGCGTTCAGCGAGACGTTGCTGACCACGCTCGAGAAGGACCACACCGCGGGTACCGACGAGGCGTTGCTCGACATCTACCGCAAGCTGCGTCCGGGCGAGCCGCCCACGAAGGAGTCCGCGCAGGCCCTGCTGGAGAACCTGTTCTTCAAGGACAAGCGCTACGACCTGGCGAAGGTTGGTCGCTACAAGATCAACAAGAAGCTGGGCCTGGACACCGAGATCAACACCGGTGTGCTGACCGAGGACGACATCGTCACGACGATCGAGTACCTCGTCCGTCTGCACGCGGGTGAGACGATGATGGACGCCGCCGCCGGTGGTGACGTGCCGGTCGAGGTCGACGACATCGACCACTTCGGCAACCGTCGCCTGCGCACGGTCGGTGAGCTGATCCAGAACCAGATCCGCGTCGGTCTGTCCCGCATGGAGCGCGTCGTCCGCGAGCGCATGACCACGCAGGACGTCGAGGCCATCACGCCGCAGACCCTGATCAACATCCGTCCCGTCGTGGCGGCGATCAAGGAGTTCTTCGGCACCTCGCAGCTGTCGCAGTTCATGGACCAGACCAACCCGCTCGCGGGTCTGACCCACAAGCGCCGCCTGTCGGCGCTGGGTCCCGGTGGTCTGTCCCGTGAGCGGGCCGGCATGGAGGTCCGCGACGTCCACCCGTCGCACTACGGCCGCATGTGCCCGATCGAGACGCCGGAAGGCCCGAACATCGGCCTGATCGGTTCGCTCTCGAGCTACGCGCGGGTCAACCCGTTCGGCTTCATCGAGACGCCGTACCGCAAGGTCGTCGACGGCCGGGTCACCGACCAGATCGACTACCTGACCGCGGACGAGGAAGACCGCTACGTCAAGGCGCAGGCGAACTCGCCGACCGACGACGAGGGCAACTTCACCGACGACCGCGTCCTGGTCCGCAAGAAGGGCGGCGAGGTCGAGTTCATCGACCCGACCGACGTCGACTACATGGACGTCTCGCCGCGCCAGATGGTGTCGGCCGCGACCGCCATGATCCCGTTCCTCGAGCACGACGACGCCAACCGCGCCCTGATGGGTGCGAACATGCAGCGCCAGGCCGTGCCGCTGCTCCGCTCCGAGTCGCCGCTGGTCGGCACCGGCATGGAGCTGCGCGCCGCGGTCGACGCCGGTGACGTCGTCGTCGCGAAGAAGACCGGTGTGGTCGAGGAGGTCTCCGCCGACTACATCACCGTCATGGCCGACGACGGTGCGCGCAACACCTACGCGCTGCACAAGTTCCGCCGCTCGAACCAGGGCACCTGCATCAACCAGAAGCCCATCGTCAACGAGGGCGACCGGGTCGAGCAGGGCCAGGTGCTGGCCGACGGTCCGTGCACCGAGAACGCCGAGATGGCGCTCGGCAAGAACCTGCTCGTGGCGATCATGCCGTGGGAGGGCCACAACTACGAGGACGCGATCATCCTGTCGCAGCGCCTCGTGCAGGACGACGTTCTCACCTCGATCCACATCGAGGAGCACGAGATCGACGCCCGCGACACGAAGCTCGGCGCCGAGGAGATCACCCGGGACATCCCGAACGTCTCCGAGGAGGTCCTGGCCGACCTGGACGAGCGCGGCATCATCCGCATCGGTGCCGAGGTCCAGCCGGGCGACATCCTCGTCGGCAAGGTCACGCCCAAGGGCGAGACCGAGCTGACGCCGGAGGAGCGCCTGCTCCGCGCGATCTTCGGTGAGAAGGCGCGCGAGGTCCGCGACACCTCGCTGAAGGTGCCGCACGGCGAGTACGGCAAGGTCATCGGCATCCGCGTGTTCTCGCGTGAGGACGACGACGAGCTGCCTCCGGGCGTCAACGAGCTCGTGCGCGTCTACGTGGCCCAGAAGCGCAAGATCCAGGACGGTGACAAGCTCGCCGGCCGCCACGGCAACAAGGGCGTCATCGGCAAGATCCTCCCCGTGGAGGACATGCCGTTCCTCGAGGACGGCACGCCGGTCGACATCATCCTGAACACGCACGGTGTGCCGCGTCGTATGAACATCGGCCAGGTGCTGGAGACCCACCTCGGGTGGATCGCCAAGCAGGGCTGGAGCATCAACGGCGACCCGGACTGGGCGAAGAACCTGTCCGAGGACCTGCTGGACGTCGAGCCGGGCACCAAGACCGCCACCCCGGTGTTCGACGGTGCGAAGGAAGAGGAGATCACGGGCCTGCTGGGCTCCACCATCCCGAACCGCGACGGTGAGCGGATGGTCAAGGAGAACGGCAAGGCGCAGCTCTTCGACGGTCGCTCCGGCGAGCCGTACCCGTTCCCGGTGTCGGTCGGCTACATGTACATCCTGAAGCTGCTGCACCTGGTGGACGACAAGATCCACGCGCGTTCGACCGGCCCGTACTCGATGATCACGCAGCAGCCGCTGGGTGGTAAGGCGCAGTTCGGTGGTCAGCGCTTCGGTGAGATGGAGTGCTGGGCGATGCAGGCGTACGGCGCCGCATACACCCTGCAGGAGCTGCTCACCATCAAGTCCGACGACGTGCTCGGCCGCGTGAAGGTCTACGAGGCCATCGTCAAGGGCGAGAACATCCCGGAACCCGGTATCCCGGAGTCCTTCAAGGTGCTGCTCAAGGAGCTGCAGTCGCTCTGCCTCAACGTCGAGGTCCTGTCTTCGGACGGTGCCGCGATCGAGATGCGCGACGGCGACGACGAGGACCTGGAGCGCGCGGCCGCGAACCTCGGCATCAACCTGTCGAGGTCCGAGTCGCCCTCCGTGGACGACGTCGTCAACTAG
- a CDS encoding DUF4287 domain-containing protein gives MSFQAYLDGAEKKTGKTPAELLQAAQDQGYDGTTKAGVFLEWLKTDYDLGRGHGMALYHVLKNGAQISAKHVGTTGSHRDDSTTLRLDGIANR, from the coding sequence ATGTCCTTCCAGGCCTACCTCGACGGTGCGGAGAAGAAGACCGGCAAGACCCCGGCCGAGCTGCTGCAGGCGGCGCAGGACCAGGGGTACGACGGCACCACGAAGGCCGGCGTCTTCCTGGAGTGGCTGAAGACCGACTACGACCTGGGCCGCGGTCACGGGATGGCGCTCTACCACGTGCTGAAGAACGGCGCGCAGATCAGCGCCAAGCACGTCGGCACCACGGGGAGCCACCGCGACGACTCCACCACACTTCGCCTGGACGGCATCGCAAACCGCTGA
- a CDS encoding DUF418 domain-containing protein, giving the protein MSKRALAPDLARGVMLLLIALAHAHLFIRGHPVTHRNYATDGSPLDNAVAGIQMTVVDGRALPLFAALFGYGLAQMAGRQRNWPAARWAVVKRCFWMVVLGAVHAHFLFEGDILGTYGVTGLVLVGTMVWRNQSLLALAAGWFVVYVVYVTLSAFQIIKTEGVFPDGLATWALHTVAWPATVLVPVVLGMWAARQKMLVEPERHVRFLRTTALAGLGFMVAGSLPLALVVAQVLPGVPLPLVILHTLSGLAGGLGYAALMGWIAAIVKKPGLVMEALAATGERSLTCYVLQSVSWLVIFTLGGLGYEIHTAQASLVGILTWLATVVLSLGMHLAGIRGPLEVMLRFLTYGRKKKARPQPQVQREMAEQLR; this is encoded by the coding sequence GTGAGTAAACGGGCTTTGGCGCCCGACCTCGCGCGTGGCGTGATGCTGTTGTTGATCGCTCTTGCGCACGCGCACCTGTTCATTCGCGGGCATCCGGTAACGCATCGCAACTACGCCACGGACGGCAGCCCGCTCGACAACGCCGTGGCCGGCATTCAGATGACTGTGGTCGACGGCCGGGCGCTACCGCTGTTCGCGGCGTTGTTCGGCTACGGCCTGGCACAGATGGCCGGCCGCCAGCGGAACTGGCCGGCCGCGCGCTGGGCCGTGGTCAAACGCTGCTTCTGGATGGTGGTGCTGGGCGCCGTACACGCGCACTTCCTGTTCGAGGGCGACATCCTCGGCACCTACGGCGTCACGGGCCTGGTGCTGGTCGGCACCATGGTCTGGCGCAACCAGTCGTTGCTGGCCCTGGCCGCCGGCTGGTTCGTGGTCTACGTCGTCTACGTGACGCTCTCGGCGTTCCAGATCATCAAGACCGAGGGCGTCTTCCCCGACGGCCTGGCCACCTGGGCTCTCCACACGGTGGCGTGGCCGGCGACGGTCCTGGTGCCGGTCGTCCTCGGCATGTGGGCGGCCCGCCAGAAGATGCTGGTGGAACCCGAGCGCCACGTGCGCTTCCTGCGCACGACCGCACTGGCGGGCCTCGGCTTCATGGTGGCCGGCAGCCTGCCCCTGGCCCTGGTTGTCGCGCAGGTCCTGCCAGGCGTCCCACTGCCGCTGGTCATCCTGCACACCCTCAGCGGCCTGGCGGGAGGCCTCGGCTACGCAGCGCTGATGGGGTGGATCGCCGCCATCGTGAAGAAGCCCGGTCTGGTCATGGAGGCACTGGCCGCCACCGGCGAACGCTCGCTGACCTGCTACGTCCTCCAGTCGGTCTCCTGGCTGGTGATCTTCACGCTGGGCGGGCTCGGCTACGAGATCCACACCGCGCAGGCCTCGCTGGTGGGCATCCTGACCTGGCTGGCCACGGTGGTTCTGTCCCTGGGCATGCACCTGGCAGGCATTCGCGGGCCGCTGGAAGTGATGCTGCGCTTCCTCACATACGGCCGCAAGAAGAAGGCGCGCCCTCAGCCACAGGTGCAGCGGGAGATGGCGGAGCAGCTCCGCTAG
- a CDS encoding nuclear transport factor 2 family protein, translating into MRIFTARTMTAVAAVLAVLTFGFAAYFGVAWYAAANSAESSFASARDEARRAGEVGITNFLTLDYRKVDEDLQRWLSSSTGELRAEIDKDKDARKKQLVDAKSVTTSKVLDAAVSELDDRAGSAELIAVVESTVTPDGGQQVTKINRYLTKLTRTDDGWKLSQLGPLRAGV; encoded by the coding sequence GTGCGGATCTTCACGGCCAGGACGATGACGGCGGTCGCGGCGGTCCTCGCGGTGCTGACCTTCGGCTTCGCCGCGTACTTCGGCGTGGCCTGGTACGCGGCCGCGAACTCGGCGGAGTCGTCGTTCGCCTCGGCGCGCGACGAGGCCAGGCGCGCGGGCGAGGTCGGCATCACGAACTTCCTGACGCTCGACTACCGCAAGGTCGACGAGGACCTGCAGCGCTGGCTGAGCTCCTCGACCGGCGAGCTGCGCGCCGAGATCGACAAGGACAAGGACGCGCGCAAGAAGCAGCTCGTGGACGCCAAGTCGGTCACGACCTCGAAGGTCCTCGACGCCGCCGTCTCCGAGCTCGACGACCGCGCCGGCAGCGCCGAGCTGATCGCCGTGGTCGAGAGCACCGTGACGCCCGACGGCGGCCAGCAGGTCACCAAGATCAACCGGTACCTGACCAAGCTCACCCGCACGGACGACGGCTGGAAGCTGAGCCAGCTGGGCCCGCTGCGGGCGGGCGTCTGA